taaaataactttttttaaaaaaaattatacttttgtaaatttatatcttaaaaaccataaatataaaattcccattatttttccttttttattacTTGAAAACATGGGTAATTTCTATTACCTTCGAATTCCTATTTTACTTTTGAGGCATTTATATTAGGAGAAAATTTTATTTGTATCCTACAAAATAATTACACGctcatatttaaaaaaaattaaacctaaaataatttttgaaaatcaaacttaatagttttttaaaatttatattatattattttgttttgatttcaatacttattttaatttttttttaaaactatgtataatattttttaataaagttcacatgaatattttataataatatttaaattataatttacttttatttaataaatgtattttttaaaaaataaattgaaagaagAAAATTATAAGAAAAACTATTatgattaacataaaataaaaattattaaaatgtgaAGGGTTCAAAAATCTTGGGGTGtaaatataaatgataatatatttatttatttttatgaaaattataaCAAGTTGAACATCCATGGACAATGCTTCTTCAGAGGAAGTATAGACCACACCTCAGCATGGCTATTTTAATCCCATTCTTCCAACAACTCACCGGAATTAATGTGATTATGTTCTATGCCCCTGTTTTGTTCAACACAATCGGGTTTGGAGACGATGCTTCACTTATGTCTGCTGTCATTACTGGGGTTGTTAACGTTGGTGCTACTTCGGTCTCCATTTATGGATTGATCTTAGTATCTACTTCCCTCATAATCCCAAACCGTTCTCATCGAGTCACAACTGTTGGGTGGATTTGTGCAGtgttttttgtttgtgtttttgcTGCTCCTCTTAGTATCatggtaattttaatttatcatcaatttaccaattaattaattatgtgaaattttaattcaacattaattaatttatgatcACTTCTAACAAacttctctgttttttttttatagagaaTTGTGATTAAAACAAAGAGTGTGGAATACATGCCTTTTGCTTTGTCATTCTCCTTGACATTATGTACTGTTATGTGGTTCTTCTACGGTCTTTTAGTAAATGATTTATTTATTGCGGtaatttctttaatttattaaataagcagattattaatttattaacacAATATAtaccaaattaattaattaattaattgaattatttattGGAACAGTCACCAAGCATCTTAGGATTCGTTTTCGGGATCGCTCAAATGATTATCTACCTGGTTTACAAAAATGCCAAGAAAGATGAGTTGCCACAGTTTAAATTACAAGAGTTATCAGCAAACGACGTCGTTCGGGAGAGAACGACAAAAGAAGAGTCCACCAAACATCGTTTGCTGATAACTCTTCTTCTGTCGTTCTCTCCCGAACGACGTCGTTTGCTGATAACTCTTGTAATTTAAACTGTGGCAACTCATCTTTCTTGGCATTTTTGTAAACCAGGTAGATAATCATTTGAGCGATTCCGAAAACGAATCCTAAGATGTTTGGTGACTGTTCCaataaataattcaattaattaattaattaatttggtaTATATTgtgttaataaattaataatctgcttatttaataaattaaagaaattaCCGCAATAAATAAATCATTTACTAAAAGACCGTAGAAGAACCACATAACAGCACATAATGTCAAGGAGAATGACAAAGCAAAAGGCATGTATTCCACACTCTTTGTTTTAATCACAATTCTctgtaaaaaaaacaaaaaacagagaaGTTTGTTAGAAGTGATCATAGATTAATTAATGTTGAattaaaatttcacataattaattaattggtaaattgatgataaattaaaattaccatgatacagtagaacctctattcaagaataacctctaatttgttataaaaaatgaagtcccaatttgggccagttataaataagaataacctctatattgtaattagttatacattttttaagtcccgtattaataaaatatacctctatataagaataattagatcttaaataaatatatacatatattttataaatttacttatgtaaaattaataattttatttcaaattatagtacatgtataaatattatatgtactcgaaaataattttaatataatatagtattaagaattgtttattggtatttttgttacattgatattttttgatattttgatttttttttttcaagtgtaactctatttagttataacctctcaattagaacatt
This Cannabis sativa cultivar Pink pepper isolate KNU-18-1 chromosome 6, ASM2916894v1, whole genome shotgun sequence DNA region includes the following protein-coding sequences:
- the LOC115695560 gene encoding bidirectional sugar transporter SWEET9-like; translation: MLLQRKYRPHLSMAILIPFFQQLTGINVIMFYAPVLFNTIGFGDDASLMSAVITGVVNVGATSVSIYGLILVSTSLIIPNRSHRVTTVGWICAVFFVCVFAAPLSIMRIVIKTKSVEYMPFALSFSLTLCTVMWFFYGLLVNDLFIASPSILGFVFGIAQMIIYLVYKNAKKDELPQFKLQELSANDVVRERTTKEESTKHRLLITLLLSFSPERRRLLITLVI